The DNA sequence taagcaaATTTGATAAGCGAATTTGTGCTCGGATTGATTGAAAACCGAGTTTTTTTAGATTGATTGAAAGCCGAGTTTATTCTCGGATTGGTTCATTAATCGATTATGAGATGTGGAATATTATGATACGTAAAAATGAAGCAATTTGAATGTATAAAGTATATACTTTATAAAAAGTTACGAtagattaaaatttgataagagGTATTAAACATCTTAAACAAGATTGTTgagattggttcaaaaatttgaatgtAAATCAAGTTTTATGAACCTAAGGGGAGTGGGAATTATTTTACtcgtccccacagacggcgccaattgTTCTTGCTGAGTTTGGCCGGTGTATAGCTCGTCCGTCGATGAATGTCTTCAAGCTTCTCGTCGGGATGAGTTATACGTCGGTAAGGAGAGAACAAGGGGGTGGGTACCTgcaaaagacactccgacgctcaagtcagtaagtgtttaagaggtatataataattctatgaatatagaatgtaagacatgaaatgaaagttatcatgtgttatattgtgtttataataattctatgaatatagaatgtattgtttataataattctatgaatatagaatgtagtgtttataataattctatgaatatagaatgtagtATTGAGATTAGATATAGAAGGTTCTTTTTATAGGCATAAAATTGATGAATAGAATTGATGTTATGACCGTTTGGTCATTAAGATAGAAATGATGGTCATTAAGTCGGTAATGAAGGTGTCAGTTACAAACAAAAGAATGAATTAAcaccgagttataactcataatGCATAATAAAGATTGAGTTATAAGGTGACGGATCACCATAAATAGTGAATCTCGACAACGAAAAGATATTCTGCAAAATTTCGCTCTATGCTAAAGCtttattgaagaaaaaaaatgtacCAATTTGTGTAGCCTGAAAAATCTAGTGTTCTATTTGATTTACTCTGTATGGAGAATTCACTGAATCTGAGATTAGCGAGAAGCAAAATCATGGTTTGCGATCAGAAAAGTAGCCCTAAGGTTGCCAAAGGTTTGGTGGTGAAGAAAGCTGGTGGAGTTGGAATGATCATCGTAAACGGAATCTCCAACGGCGAGGGTCTTGTTGGCAACGCTCACTTCATCCCGACATGCGCCGTAGACGCAGATGAACGCAACATGATCAAATCCCACATTTCATCTACCGCAAACCCTACTACAAATCTCTTGGTGTCAGCATCTTTGCGGCTTAGACCGATGCTATTAGACCTACAAGTCTTGATTCAGATTCCAGGAGAATCGAATTTAACACTTCATCTTACttttgtttatgttttattttgtttttgtttcatTCTACTACTTCTGcctttaaattgattttatttctgttcactgattatgttaatttttttattatattaaaaaaattctaactATGAGTTCTAATAATGTCTTTTGCTTATTTTTTATCATGTTAAAAGTTTATTATGGCAAAAATTTTGGTTCTGAATTTGTGTTGATTATGACAAAACTTTTgctatgaaaaaaaaaaagagtttgtTGGTAAAGGATGGTGATAAAAGAGGGGGATGAGGAGATGGTAGATGGGGGAAATGGTGAGGGTGGTGAAAATGGAAGAGGGTAGATGATAAAGGTATAGGTCAatcaataaatttatattttataaacatTTTTTCCATATTTATCATTAATAaagacttaattacaaaatttaatatagtataaaaatttaattaaaaatatatatataagaacctaattaaaaatttagaataatgaAACATTTCTTTTCCCTAATTACATTCCTTGTTCACCACCCATGTGCGCACCCAACATCACCCATTACGTCATGGTTTACCACCATTAATACCAAACCACCTCTTTCTTTTGCCCTATTCCATCTCCCTGCCACCACTCCATTCTACCATCTTCACCTACTAATATCACTAGCATCTTCATCACCACCATTTAGGAAATATTCACCTTAAATTAGAACTGATATTGTTGAACTTTCAAAAAACACAGGAAtaccaaaaaaacaaaaaacaaaaaaatataaaagcaGAAATGGTACCATGAAAAGGAGAGTTAAAAAAGAGAACAACAACACAAAACTCAAAGAAACAGAAGATGGGTCAGTCGTGACCATTGGCGGAGCTTTGTTAGGGTAAGGGGGCCATGGCCCCCccaaaatttttgtaaaaatattagtaattctactctaaagaaaataaaattagtttgtTTGATTAAATTGATATACTTTTAACTTatgtatttgaattttatgtccatctttatcattctttcaaaatttttatccTATCCTATTTGACATAACAAACATATATTTAAATCAACAACAAGTGACATATCTTCAAATCAATGttacaaattaaatatcattaTAGAATTAACactaaattatatttaactACTCATATAGTTTCatgcattattttatttttaaaataataaaaattataatataactaataataatattagttattaataaaaaattattattttatttttaaatcaactTTACAAATTTAATGCCATTATAGTATAACACTGtttacattaataaattttgatatttttattttattaaaaatttaagattttattttgttgtattatattatttaatttgtaatcaaagtaataataaaaataattaatcttaaaatttttgagaaataaatattatcaaaagtaaaattaattgtatataatttaaataaaaaattaattttttaaaaagaaaaatcaatttttagataaaaaattaattttttaaataaaaataaatttttatatgcaaaaattaattttttttcatgtaaaaactgattttttttataattgattttgtatttaaaattaaattggcTTATTAatctaaacaaaaaaaatttattaatcaaaatcagaattattttttattaatcttaacCATATATAAtcctacatattaataataaatttaaaaataaaataattatatttataaattttattttaatataaatactattatataattttttattaagatttatggcctctccaaaaattttttcaagCTCCGCCACTCGTGATGTTGGCCAGTTGAAGGTAGCGATGCTCGAGGAGATGAGAGATGGCAGAGCTTAAGGCACGATAAATCGTGGATGGTGAAATTCGAAACTTAGTGAATGCAGATGGCTGATGTCCAGACACGATTAATGACAAACGATAGAGTAAGAGTTTGTATGGAGAATGAAAACGTTGTGAATGTTAAATGAAGTATGAGAGATTAATTTAGGATTTGTGGAGTGTGATTGCTATAGTGTCAGTGTGAAATAACGGagatataggagtagtagtgaGTGAAATAAAAATTGGGGTTGTGATAGACTGATAGTGCCTTAGGAAGTGGGAATGACAGAAAAGAATGAACTGAGGATAGGAATATAATAGATGAAGgatgaaaaaaatatgatagatAATGGTGAGAgaaagaataaattaataattttatatatgtagAAAACATATgtaattaatttaatagttaattttaatatatatctaatataatatttaaaagtagaggaaaaataattatattataaaatggTTGAATAATatgagaaaaagataaaataaataatttaaaaagaggaagagagaaagagagagaaaggcaaattaagagaaaaaaatgtGCTTGGATTTAaagaataaatattttataatctACTTCATCAATATAAGAATCAAAAGACAGCAATCAATAATCAACATtatcttataaaattaattaaaagatttagttatcttatattttaaagatacatattaaaaaaatattattaaaaatataaaaaaattaatttttaatatatttattttatatttattaaataaaaatatttaaaattttttattaataataaatttataatatatcttaaaaatatatattaactaaattcttaattaaaatttaaggaGATAAAAGGCTGCCACCTTTACTGTTCACTTCAATTGAATGATTTGATCATTTGAAGTTGTATGTACCCCCTACTCAAAACACACACAtgtagatatttttattaattttataagtaaactttgtcatatatatatatatatatatatatatatatatatagttattagtataaaatatatattaattttatactatatatattaaattaattattaaaattaattattaatataaaatatatattaaaatacaaatatattaatagtcaattttaatatatatatatatatatatatatatatatatatatatatatatatacacacactagtcttgttgttgttcttatcatcatcatctaCTGACTACTGCTAATAATCTGCTATCAAGTGCTTAGTTAATTTTAAGCCTTTGAAAAAAGGTGGTGGTAAAAAGTAAGAATACGGTTAAGTCGGTAGTAAACCAACTAACCAAACGACATCTGATGCTTGCAGTTTGCGCGGGAAATTTTCACAGAAAAAAAGTTGGACAAATGTCACCGTTCGAGCTTGGGACTACACCTTCAAATAACCAATATTCTCTCCCAGTAAACACCAAGCATAAGAAAAGTAAACAAGGAATCATCATCCCCGTTGCTAAAAAACCCCTTCAGATTGAAGTTTTTTGGGATGGCGAGACTGAAGATTAGAGGGACCTGGTCGGGGGTTCTGGAAGACGTCACCGTCGACGCCTGGACCGTACCAAAGCTCCGGGAAGAGGTGGCCATGCGCGCCAACTGCTCCCCTGACTGCATCAACCTCACATTCGCCGGCATGCTCCTCAAGGACGACGATGCCGATGCCGGCGACGTCAGAAACTTGGCCAGTCTGGGCGTCAAGATCAACTCTAAGATCTTCGCCTCTCGCATCTCTCCTCAAGAAAGCGACGCATTCAGAAGAGAAGAAGAACTTTTTAGTAGGCTTGAGGAAATCAGGTACCCCTcacaatcatgtcttctttttcttctttaattgttCTGTTCAGAAGTTTAGGGATTTTCCGACTCTTGATTACTCCTAAGAGTTGCCCATGTCTTCTCTCTTGTTaccaaatatatattttcaaactcAATGTTAGGCATTTCGTGCCCATCTTGATGACTAATGTAGACATGGAAGATTTTAACTCAATGTTAGGATTGAAGGATGATTCTTGAGAGTTGAATTGTGTAGCTGGCCTCGGAAAAGAAGCCCTCATTAGGATGAAAGGAATggaactattttattttattttcttgtgttgtatggtttgattgaaagaGCAATAATTTAAAGCTTTATTAATTCTATCACTGGcaaaatagaggaacacgaagCTTTTTGGTGCGGGTTAAAATCTAAAATCGAATGCCTTCTGTCCGATTTTCTAGGCTggataaattttattaattgatCATGATTTCCTTTTAGATACTGACACCACCGTTAGAGAAATCAACCTTATTAAAATCATTGCTGGAGACAATAGCTCTGAaccaagaaaatcaaagaataCCACTTTTTTATCCTGCAAGGAAACCAACTTGTTCATTACTGAATTCTTTGCTTCAATGGGAGTCCCACAATTATGAAACCCCTCTTTGCTCTGCATGAATTCTTGCTTTGGAACATAGGTTTCTTTTGTTTTCCCTCTTGTCCTATATGTAAAGCTACTTGTTATGATGTCATATGACTATCACTAAATACTGTGGTGGATACAAGCCTTGTTCCAAAATTTTTCTATGATGCATTATCAAATTGTTTGTGCGAACTGAGAAATATGGATCAAGGCAATGAGCAGAGACCTTTTGATAAACTTAATCAAAAGTGCATGACTCCCAGTGTTgttacctctttctttctttccttttttggGCACATAATGCAGATAATGTGTTATGACAGCTAATCAAAACTGGTGCTTGAGCTTGTGTAATGTGAGAATCTTTGACAGTTCTTGTTTGTACACCTGGTTTCTGGATTGTCAATCACCATTGAGGAATAAGGGTTTGAAAAAAAGTATGTAGTACATTTTCTGAATAACAATGTTTCTTTTCTTGTCAATCTAATTTTGATTCATCGTAAAGACAAACGCTTGATTGTTGGATGTGTGGTCTTAGCGGGAACTTTGACATGTTTGGGAGACAATAAAAAATCAGCCAAAACAGCTCAAACTTGccttatttaacatttattaattgtcgttacaattaataaattctaaataaagcaagttttggatattttttgtcTCCATAGCATTACCGTTAATCAATATGCTGTATACAAGTTAGAATACGCTTTCTTTTATCACAATTCTAATTGTGCAATTGAGTGAGCTGTTAATTTTTCAAGCTAATCCATGATGTCTAATTATTCATAAACAATGAGAAGCATCTCTGCATTTCCAGTGATGTTTCTTCTGCACCAACTGCAATGATCAATCTCTTGGTGTTTGTCTTGTTGAGCAAACAAAACTTTCATCTATTATTTTACATTGAATGCATTACTATTTTTCCGAAGCTTAGCTGCGTTTGATGCTGTTAGAAAGGTAAGAGAGAGCAGCAGAGAAAAGATTTGTGTATATTCAAGTTGTGTAAgataatacaatagataaggggatttataggtgctaagagaatcgaaataataaaaatataatatcttATAATACATATTCAGATGTGCTAAATGATTCTAATGAATGCTAAATGATCCTAATATATTATGCAAAATACAGGGCAGCTGCAATTGTGATGGCGGAAAAGCATCCATGTTTAATACCTGTTGAGGACTTCAACAGAGAAGCTGAAGATCAAAGTGGACAGTTAGTGCATATAAGTTCTGAGATGGAGCATAGGTATTTAATCTTGGGAATTTTCATCTTTCTATAATGAATTGTTTGAATGTCGGGTGTTAAAGCCCATATTCTTTCTCCACCATTTAAGTACTTAAAGCTCTCATATGGCAGGGCAGTAATGATGGGAGTGAGGCTTCATGCAATAGCGGTGAGGCTTATTGGATGTGATCTTTACAATAGTGCAGTAGAAGTGCTTAGCTTAGGAGAGGTCAGTTCCTGATGAACAAGAGCAGTATATTGGTTACAAATGTGTGTTCAAAATTAGCATAGTGCACATTTTCGCATGAGTATTGTCTTCTCTTATTATCTGCCTTCATTAGGATATAGGTTATAGGCTAAGAAGTTTCTGAGCAAAATGCAATCTTTATTTGATATGTAGCATagaacttttaaattttaacaccATTGATTCTTTGATTAATATGGTTGAATTTATTATGGAGCTGCAAAAATTGGCGTCTCAGTTGAAATAAgttacttttctttttcctgAAAGATATTAACTCAATCATTcacttcttttctcttttctttttgttgtttcCCCAATACAATTAATTCCGTCATTGAAGACTTATTTTATTATGTAGGAGGCATTCTCAATTTGTGATCCAAATCTCATTAAGGTGAGTGACTCAGTATATattgagaaaataaaagaattcaGTTGCCAGTTATCATTTAAGACAAGCCATGACAGAGTGCGATTTTTGTGTCACTTTTTAACTGCATTATTGACATTAGATTATACTTTGTGGACACCAGACCAGTGAGTTTGTTGCAGATATGCATTTATAATAAAACTTTCAATCATTTAGGAAAAGATTGAGTAGATGGGGTTTCATTTGAAGCAAAATGATTAGCAACTTTTAATATATTACCATGGAAACATTGTTTAACATCACTATGTAATTATTTCCCATTGATCCTTTTTAAGTATTTCCCTCTACATATTCTCATTCTGAATTGGAAATCCTTCCTGTCTCTGTCATCTCAGCTTATTTATATTGTTCCGATTCTGCACATAAACATGGTGTGGTGCTACTTTATGAAAGGAGACATCAGGTTGCTCTCGGATGCAGGAAAGCGTCTTGAGATAGCTAGAACAGGAATTGAACACGATCAAGTGAAGAAATCTGTTTGCCGCAGACAATTAGAAAAACTGTGAGTTGCTTATGTATATCTTCCAGCTTCTTTTTCCTTAGAAATTATAAAATGAGATTAATTTAAGGTACTCTGTAAATAGGCATTTGAGACTAGATTTGCTTGAAGGGGTTGTGGCATATCATAGTGGCCAGATAGAGAAATCAAGAAAAGCATTACTTTCTGCAAAAGTAAAATTTATCCAGGTTTGTCTATAACATATTGAAATAATCATGTCTGGAAAAACTTCAACATTAACTTGTTGATCACGGCATTACTTGTACTGACTGGAAAAGGGGGAATTGAGTTATAAGCAAACTGGGCCCAATTTATGATTTTGAAGGTCAATGTAATAGAAAAAGATACTCACCACTTCGATTTATAATGCTTAAAGCCTACTTCTCCCAAACTCCTATCATAAAGACCAGTTGAAGCTCAACCATCAGTAGCATTAAGAATTCTACATCTGGAATTATCATGTGTGATGTAATTGATTAATATAAACACCACTGTGTTCTCTTTTAAATAAGGGGAGAAAGAGCTAGTCAAATACCTTTTATTTCTTCTTGTAAACCAATGTTTCGTTTTATGGCAGCATCAAGGCCCGGTTGACCCCATAATGCTTTTTATGAGCTTTGATGATGCAAGCTTTGGCTTCACCCTAAATGAAGCAAATAGAGCACTGAAAATGTGTAATGGAGATGTGGGGGTTGCCATTGACTTCCTTATTGaggaagaaataaaggaaatgCAAAAATGCAATGATCATAgccagagaagaaagaaaatttgGTGGGTGTCacttagtatttattaatttctaatttGAAGGTATTTCTATGTTTCTTGATAGCTTCCTTCGTCAGAGAGGGAAAGCTGTACGGGTTGACACCTTCAAATAAAGTTGTGAATATAAAGAGATTGAAAGCATTGGTTTCCTTTGGGCGAGTATGTTTTGTAAATGTATTGTTGGTAATCTGGTATCTGGTAACATGTGAAGCAGTTATTCTTGTAATTTAAACCAAAATATCTAGTGCATAATATATATCAAGAACTTTTCAGTAGCTATTTATGTTCAATTGGTTATTGATCTGAACAACAGTTCAAGATTCTAACATACCTAAACATGGACAGGATGAATGATGGACTCTAGCTTCCCTGTGGAGCAAAATTATTGAGTTCAAGAAGTATTTATTCCTTACTTAGAGGAGATATGTTAACCGAGTATTGGGACGAGATCTCGGATCCAAGCCCAAACAGCTATGTTgcatataatttataattatcatTGCACATTTGTATTTTGACAGGTTTGTCCACTAGCTAATAGTATATTTGTCCTATTTGATACTGCTAAATATAGCAGGTTTGGTGAGGAGCTTGCGGCTGAAGCccttaaaagaaataaaaattataagCTGAATGCATTGGATGATTTAAAAAATCCAGAAACTATTTCTACTTTACAGGTTACTATTAGTATTATGTGTTAACAAATTCGTATTACTAAAATATATTTCTACTGACTCTCACCGCCATGAATGAAGGCTGATATTGAGTCCATGAAAAGAGAGAGACAGAAACAAGGAACAGATTTTGCAATTGAAAAAGCTGTACAAATGGGTTTTGAAAGATCAAGAGGTACAAATcttatttagtttaatttagaGCAGTGCTGCACAACCAGAAAATGTAACCAAGATATTTGAAAGAAACTGTGGTGGTGATTGGATGATATGAAGTGGTGTACTCTGATATTTCTTTGTGTTTACAGTGGTTGCTGCTTTTGAGGCTGGTGGCACTTCAGAAGAAGTAATCCAAAGACTGAAAGTGCAACCGGA is a window from the Arachis stenosperma cultivar V10309 chromosome 3, arast.V10309.gnm1.PFL2, whole genome shotgun sequence genome containing:
- the LOC130965836 gene encoding uncharacterized protein LOC130965836; protein product: MARLKIRGTWSGVLEDVTVDAWTVPKLREEVAMRANCSPDCINLTFAGMLLKDDDADAGDVRNLASLGVKINSKIFASRISPQESDAFRREEELFSRLEEIRAAAIVMAEKHPCLIPVEDFNREAEDQSGQLVHISSEMEHRAVMMGVRLHAIAVRLIGCDLYNSAVEVLSLGEEAFSICDPNLIKLIYIVPILHINMVWCYFMKGDIRLLSDAGKRLEIARTGIEHDQVKKSVCRRQLEKLHLRLDLLEGVVAYHSGQIEKSRKALLSAKVKFIQHQGPVDPIMLFMSFDDASFGFTLNEANRALKMCNGDVGVAIDFLIEEEIKEMQKCNDHSQRRKKIWWVSLTSFVREGKLYGLTPSNKVVNIKRLKALVSFGRVCPLANSIFVLFDTAKYSRFGEELAAEALKRNKNYKLNALDDLKNPETISTLQADIESMKRERQKQGTDFAIEKAVQMGFERSRVVAAFEAGGTSEEVIQRLKVQPEGPSDISKAEEQNEEIKGELSADIEIANEGPVIIFYLRLVELALRRLWEEDVPSQQDEKEGYKFM